The following DNA comes from Cryptosporangium phraense.
GATCCGGTCGAGGTCGCGGGCGGTGTTCGCGGTGGTCAGGAACGGCAGCACGCCGCCCGACCGGGCCGCGCACCGCGCGGCCGCCGACTTCGCGAACGCCACGTTGGCCGCGATCGACCCGTCGGGCGCCGGATACGGGTACGGGGGCGTCATCTCGGCCGCGGTGAAACCGCACGATACCGGGTTGCTGTGCCCGACGCCCCGCGGGTCGAACCCGATCCGGTCGTAGACCGCCGCCACCGACGGCGACGCGGGGAACGTGCTGGGCAGGTTCAGCCCCTCGCCGCCGGGCCCGCCCGGGTTCATCAGCAGCACACCGCGACGCTTCGCCGGATTTGTCGCCGGAACTTTGGACACCGCGATCGAGATCGTCTTACCGTCGGGATGCCGGTAGTCCAGCGGGACCGTTACCGTCCCGCACTGCTGCGTCGGGTCGACGGTGACGCCGACTGGCGGCGCCGGGCATTTCCCCCACGCGATGCCCGGTGCGTCCGACGCCTGCGCCACGACGGACAGTGATCCGGCGGCGAGGACGGCGGCCACCGCCGTCATCGACCAGAACAGCCTCTTCACGTTCACTCCTCGCTCGGTGACGATGTCCCGCCACACGCTAGGGAGCGAAGACCGGCAAATCGTCACCCATCGGAGCGCACCTGCCCGTCCCCCGAGCGAGCTACGCGAAGGTGTCCCCCACGCGGTGACGACTGTGGACGGAGCGCTCCGTACCGTGAGTGGCCATGGAACGGTGGTCACGGGCGGACGTCATGGTTCGGGACCTCCCGCTCGCGCTGGTCCTCTTCGGAGCCGCGCTGCTACCCGGTCTGCACGGTCACGGCACCCAGATCGGCCCCGGCCCCGACCGTGCGTTCGACGCCGTCGGGGTTCTCGTCGTGGCCGGCGAGACGCTGCCGCTGGCGATCCGGCGGCGGTTCCCGGTCACGTCGCTGGGGCTGGTCGCGGCCGGGTTCGTCGCCGACCAGCTCCTCGGGTACCACACGGTCGCCGGGTCCGCGGTGCTGCTCGCGCTGCTCAGCGCGGGCGTCCACGTGGAGCGTCACCGCCGGGCGACGGTCGTGGCCGCGACCGTCGTCTTCGTCGCTCTGGGTCTGCCGCTGCACGTGGGCGCGGCCGAGGCGGTGATCCTGTACGTCTTCATGGCCGGCGCGTGGCGCGTCGGCGGCGGGTTACGGGCCGGCCGGGCGGCCGAGGCCGAGCACCGGCTGCGGCTGGCCGAGGCGGCCCGGGTCGCCGAGCGCACCCGGATCGCCCGCGAGCTCCACGACGTGGTGACCCATCACGTGACCGCGATGGTCGTCCAGGCCGAGGCCGCGCGGTACCTCACCGCCGCGCCCGACCGTCTGGACCGGACGCTCGCCGCCGTCTCCGACACCGGACGGCGGGCGATCTCCGACCTGCGTCACCTGCTGGACCTGCTCGACCCGGACCACGGTGGGGACGCCCGGGAGCCCGCGGCCGGCGACCTGCACGCGCTCGTCGAGCAGACGCGCCAGGCCGGGCAGCCGGTCGAGTTCACCGCCGAGGGCCGACCGGCCGAGACCAGCGGGAGCGCCGAGCTGGTGACGTACCGGGTCGTGCAGGAGGCGCTGACCAACGCCCTGAAACACGACCACGGCGGCCGGACGGTCGTCGGGGTGCGGTACGGCGGGAGGGAGATCATCGTGCGGGTTCGCACCGACGGCTCGGGCTCGGCCGGAAGCTCGGCCGGGACCTCGACCGGGCAGGCCGGAAGCTCGGCGGGGCAGGCTGGCAGCTGGGCCGGGAGCTCGGCCGGCGGCTGGGCCGGGAGCTCGGCCGGCGGCTGGGCCGGGAGCTCGGCCGGCGGGGGTGGCCGAGGGCTGTCGGGCCTGCGGGAGCGGGTCGCGGTGGTGGGCGGCGAGTTCCGCGCGGGACCGGGCGACGACGGCGGCTTCCTGGTCGAAGCCCGGATCCCGGCCGGGACGCGCCCGTGACGATCTCGGTTCTCGTCTGCGACGACCAGGCCCTCATCCGGACCGGTTTCGCCACGATCATCGACGCCCAGCCCGACCTGGAGATCGTCGGCGAGTGCGGCGACGGCCGCGCCGCGGTCGACCTGGCCCACCGGCTCCGCCCGGACGTCGTCGTCATGGACGTCCGGATGCCCGGCGGCGACGGCATCGAGGCCACCCGTCGCCTGGCCGGGGCCGGTGTTGCCGACCCGGTCACCGTGCTGGTCGTCACCACGTTCAATCTGGACGAGTACGTCTACGAGGCGTTGCGGGCCGGCGCCAGCGGTTTCTTGCTCAAGGACGCCCCGCCGGCCCACCTGCTCAACGGCATCCGGACGGTCGCGTCGGGCGGGGCGCTGCTCGACCCGGAGGTGACCCGCCGGCTCGTCGGCCGGTACGCGGCCCGGATCCGCCCGCCCGAGGGCCGCGGGCCCACCGACGTCCTCACCCCGCGGGAGCTGGAGGTGCTGCGCCTGATCGCCGACGGTCTCTCCAACCGCGAGATCGCGGTCGCGCTGCAGGTCAGCCCGGAGACCGTCAAGACGTTCGTGTCCCGGATCCTCACCAAGCTCGGCCTCCGCGACCGCGTCCAGGCGGTCGTCTACGCCTACCGCACCGGCCTGGTCACCTAGCCTTACGGTGGGCCGGTGATCACCTATCTGGAGCGCTGCGTCGAACTCGCCGAAGAGGCGCTGGCCCGGGGCGACGGACCGTTCGGGTCCGTCCTCGTCGACGCCGACGGGCGCGTGCTGCACGAGGACTCGAACCGCGAAGCGAGCACGAACGACCCGACCGCTCACCCGGAGTTCGCGCTGGCCCGGTGGGCGGCCGCGAACCTGCCCGAGGCCGACCGGGCCACCGCGACCGTCTACACCTCCGGGGAGCACTGCCCGATGTGCGCGGCCGCGCACGGGTGGGCCGGGCTCGGCCGGATCGTGTACGCGGCGTCCGGCGCGCAGCTGGCGTCCTGGCGCGAGTCCTGGGGCCTCCCGGCGTCGCCGGTCCGCCCGCTTGCGATCACCGACGTCGCCCCGGGCATCCCGGTCGTCGGCCCAGTCCCCCCGTTCGACGACCGGATGCGAGCCATTCACCGTTCCGCCCTCCCGGAACGTCAGCCGTAGACCCGCAACCCGTCGACGAACGTCTCGGCCACTCGGACGGCCCCGATCTCCTCCGCCGGCCCCTCGAACGGGTCGCGATCCAGCACCACCAGATCCGCCCGGCCCCCGACCCGCAACGACCCCGAGTCGTCCCGATGGTTCACGTACGCCGACCCGGCCGTATAGGCCGCCAACGCCGTCCCGAGATCCAACCGCTGCTCCGGCAGAAACGCCGCACCCGACACCCCGAACAACCGCCGGTTCACGGCCACGTGAATCGCCGCCAGCGGATCCGGACTGCTCACCGGCCAGTCGCTCCCGGCCGCCAGCGTCGCCCCGGCCCGCAGCAAATCACCGAACGGATACTGCCACCCGGCCAGCTCCCCACCCAGGAACGGGATCGTCAGCTCGTCCATCTGCGGCTCGTGCACCGCCCACAGCGCCTGCAGGTTCGCCGTCGCCCCGAGCCGCCGGAACCTCGGCACGTCGGTCGGGTGCACGACCTGCAGGTGGGCCAGGTGGGGACGGGTGTCCCGGAACCCGTTCGCGGCCCGCGCCGCCTCCACCGCGTCCAGCGCCTCGCGCACCGCGCGGTCGCCCAGCGCGTGGAAGTGCACCTGGAACCCGAGCGCGTCCAGCGACGTCACGTACTCCCGCAGCGCCACCGGGTCGACGAAACTCAGCCCGGCGTTCGTCGTCGCGCACCCGCACGCGTCGCGGTAAGGCGTCGTCATGCCCGCGGTGAAGTTCTCGGCCACCCCGTCCTGCATGATCTTCACGGTCGAGCACCGCAGCCGGCCGAGCGTCAGCCCTTCCCGCCGTTCCAGCAGGTCGGGGATCTGCTCGGCGCCCCGCGCCCGGTCCCACCACAGCGCCCCGACCACGCTCGCGGTCAGCAGCCCGTCCCGGGCCGCGGTCAGGTACGCGTCCGAGACGTCCGGATACCCATTCGACGCGCACACCATCGCGTCCTGCCAGGCCGTGATGCCCAGCGAGTGCAGCAGGGTCTGCGCCCGCAGCAGCCCGGCCAGCCGGTCGGCCGGGGTCACCGGCGGGAGGATGGCCGCCACCAGCGACATCGCGCCCTCCTGCAGCGCCCCGACCGGCCGGCCCCGGTCGTCCCGGTTGATCACCCCGTCGACCGGGTCGGGCGTGTCCGCGGTGATGCCGGCCAGCTCGAGCGCCCGCGTGTTGGCCCAGGCCCCGTGGTGGTCGCGGTTGGAGAGGAACACCGGCCGGTCGGGCACGACCGCGTCCAGCACGTCCGCGGTCGGCACCCCACCGGCGAAGCTCTCCATCGACCAGCCCCCGCCGAGGATCCACGGCGCCTCCGGGTGCTCGGACGCGTACGCCCGGATCCGCCGGAGGTACTCGTCCACCTCGACCGTGCCGGTCAGATCGCACTGGCCCAGTTCCAGCCCGCCCATGACCGCGTGCACGTGGGCGTCCTGGAAACCGGGCAGGAGCAAGCGACCGGCGAGGTCGACGGTCTCGGTCTTCGGACCGACCAGGTCGGAGACGTCGTGGCCGACGGCCACGATCCGGCCGTCGCGCACGGCGAGCGCGCGCGCCCGCGTGCGCGCGCCGTCGGTGCAGAGCACCGGTCCTCCGGCGAAGACGATGTCCGCGTGGTGGTTGCTCATCGGGTCAGGGTTCCGTTCGTCGGGGCCGCCCCCGAGAGAACTACCGGTGGCGCCGGTGGGTCAAGAGTGTTGTCATAACGGCATGGCCCGAGTGACGACCACCCGCCGGCGGAACCGGCCGACCAAGACCGGTGTCGTGCTCAGCCACGAGCTGATCGTGCGCACCGCGATCCGGCTGATCCACGAGCACGGCTCCGAGGGGCTGAGCGTCCGGCGGCTCGGCCTGGCGCTCGGCGCCGATCCGTCGTCGGTCTACCGGTATTTCCGCAACACCGACGACCTGATCCGCGCCGTCGCCGACGACCTGATCGGCCAGTACCTGGCCGACTTCCGGCCCGGCCCCGACCTCCGCCGCACGCTCCGCGACCTGGGCCTGCGCATCCACTCGGCGCTCGTCGCCGAGCCACGGATCTCCGCGCTGACCGCGTCCCGGGTCACCGGGCGTCCGCACGAGATCAGCACGATCGAGGTCGGTCTGGGGATCCTGCGCGCCGCCGGCTTCACCCCGGCCGAGGCGGCCCGGCACTACCACGCGTTCATCGACCTGACGCTCGGCTTCGCCGCGCTCGACGCGTCGGCCGCGGCCCTTCCGCACGACACCGACACGGCCGACGACGCGGCCTGGACCACGGTGTACGCGCGGCTCGGCGCGGATACCCACCCGAACATCGCGGCCTGCTCGGACGCGCTGGCCGCAACGATGCGGACCAGCGCCTACCCGGCCGCGCTGGACCTGTTCCTGGACGGCCTGATCGGAAGGACCCCATGACCACTCTCGCCATCGTCGGAGCCGGCCGCGGACTCGGGGCCGCGGTCGCCCGGCGCTTCGCCGCCGAGGGGTTCTCGGTCGCGCTGATCTCCCGGTCGCAGGAGCACGTGGACGAGCTCGCCAAGGAGGTGGGTGGTGCCGACTGTGCCGGCTATGCCGCCGACGTCCGCGACCCGACCGCACTGACCGGCGCGCTCGACGCGGCCGCCCGCGACCTCGGCCCGATCGAGGTTCTCCAGTACAGCCCGCTGCCGCACCGCGACTTCCTCCGTCCGCTGCTCGACACGACCGTCGCCGACCTGACCGGCGCGGTCGAGTTCTCCATCTACGGACCGGTCACCGCCGTGCGTCAGGTGCTCCCCGGCATGCGGACGCTCGGCCGCGGCACGATCCTGTTCGCCAACGGGGGCAGTGGCGCCCGGCCCAACCCGCGCGTGGCCGGCACGTCGATCGCCTTCGCGGGCGAGGGCGCGTACGCGTCGATGCTGCACACCGAGCTGGCACCGGAGAACATCCACGTCGGGCAGCTGATCATCCCGGGCGCGATCACCGCGGGAGACCCGCACACCGACCCGGACACCCTGGCCGCCACCCTCTGGCACCTGCACACCGACCGAACCGGTTTCCGCGTCTTCGCCCGAGACCTGGACTAGCCCCGAGCGGCCGCGGCGCGTGCGGTGGCTGGTGGGCCCGTCACGAAGAACGAGGGACCGGGCTAACGCACCGGGGCGGACTCGGCGGGGAACAGGGTGTGCCAGAGGTAGCGCTGAGCGGCGGCGGTGCCGAGACGGGCCGGCGCCGGGCTGCTCTCGGCGGCCGCGCCGACCGACTCGAGCCACCACGCCCCGTCCGGCGACGACGTCGTCAGCGCCGCGGTGAGCTCGTCGTGCAGCCACGGATATTTCCCCGCGGCCAGGCTCGCCCGCAGATCGGCGACCCCGAGCGGATCGAGCTGATGACAGTACGTGCGCAGGATCTGCCGCAGCCGAAGACTGGGAACGCCATTCTCGCCGAGCACAGTCGCCTCCCGGATACCCCACGTTCATCCGGCGCACAGACTAGAACGATCGACACCCTTCGTGGGCCACCGTTCGTCACCGTTTGATTACGGACGTGCACGCGGTATGAACGTCCTCCCCCAGCGGTCCGGTCGTCCGGTTCGCGGCTTACGGTCGGTACATGCAGACCGCGGCAGACGCCCTCACCGCAGCGCAGGCCCTGGCCCGCGACCTGCTCGGCGCGAACGACGACCGGTGGCGGCACACGGTCGGCGTCGCCGAGTGCGCCGCCGCTCTCGCGGTCACGGTGCCGGTCGAGGACGCCGAGACGCTCGTCGTCGCGGCCTGGCTGCACGACATCGGCTACAGCCCGACGCTCTCCGACACCGGCCTGCACCCGCTCGACGGTGCCGCCTACCTGGAACGACACGGCTGGCCGGCCCGGATCTGCGGCCTGGTCGCCCACCACTCCGGCACCCGCTTCCTCGCGGCCGCAGCCGCCGACACCGACGACTGGGCCCGAGCCCTGGCCCGCTACCCCGACGAGCGGTCGGTCGTCTCCGAGGCCCTCACCTACGCCGATCAGCGCGTCGGCACCTTCGGCCAGCGGATGAGCGTCCAGGCCCGGCTGGACGACAAGGCGGCGCGGCACGGCGAGGACTCGGTGCAGGGTCGCGCCCGCGCGCAGCGCGACCCGTACCTGCTCGGCGTCGCCGAGCGCGTCGAGAAACGCCTCGAAGAGGCGGGCGGCCTCGCCTAACTGTCGAAACCGAAGCCGACCGCGTCCATCGCCCGGAGCCAGAGGTTCCGGCGGCCGCCGCGCCGGTCGGCCGCGATCAGCGATCGACGGGTGAGCTCGACCCCGGCGTACCGCAGCGGTTCGGGCGGGAACGGCAGCGGGGTCGAGCGGACCATCCGCGTCCTGGTCCGTTCGGTCGACTCCCCGGCCAGCAGGTCGAGCATCACCTCGGCCCCGAACCGCGTCGCTCCGACGCCGAGGCCGGTGTAGCCGGCCGCGTAGGCGACCCGGCCCCGGTACGCAGTGCCGAAGAACGCCGAGAAGCGCGTGCAGGTGTCGATCGCACCGCCCCACGCGTGCGTGAAACGCAAGCCCTCCAGCTGCGGAAACGTGGTGAAGAAGTGCTCGGCGAGGGTCGCGAACGTCTCCGGCCGGTACTCGTAGCGGGACCGGACCCGGCCGCCGAAGTGGTAGATCGCGTCGTAGCCGCCCCAGAGGATCCGGTCGTCGGCGGTGAGCCGGTAGTAGTGGAACTGGTTGGCCGAGTCGCCCAGCCCCGGCCGATTGCGCCAGCCGATCGCGTCCCGCTGGGACGGCGTCAGCGGTTCGGTCGTCAGCGCGTAGTCGTAGACCGGGATCGTGTACGGCCGGACCCGCTGCACCAGCGACGGGAACACGTTCGTGCCCAGCGCGACCTGCCGTGCGGTCACGGTCGCCTGCGGCGTCCGGATCGCCAGACCCGCTCCGGCCGAGGTCAGCCCCAACGCGGGCGTCACTTCGAAGATGCGGACGCCGAGCCGGCGGCAGGCGTCGGCCAGGCCCCAGGCGAGCTTGGCCGGGTGCACCAGCGCCGTGCCGGTGCGGTCCCAGGTTCCGGCCAGGTAGGTGGGCGAGTCGACCTCGGCGCGGACCGCGTCGGCGTCCAGATAGTCGAGCGTGACGCCATGGTCGGCGGCTTGCGCGGCTTCGGCGCGTAGGTCGTCCACCTGGTACGGCTCGGTCGCGACGTTCAGCGCGCCGGTGCGTTCCCACTCGGCGTCGATGTCGTGGCGGGTCAGCGTGTCCTCGATCGCCTGCAGATTCACCGCGCCGAGCCGTTCCAGCTCGGCCAGCTCCGACGGCCACCGGGCCAGGCCGTTGCGCAGGCCGTGGGTGAGGCTGGCCGCGCAGAACCCGCCGTTGCGGCCCGAGGCCGCGTGCCCGATCCGGGCCCCTTCGAGCAGGACGACGTCCAGCGACGGGTCGCGCTCTTTGGCGATCAACGCGGTCCACAACCCGGAGTAGCCGCCCCCGACGACCGCGAGGTCGCAGGTCGTGTCGGAGGTCAGCGCCGGGGTCACGGCCGGCCGGCCCGGGTCCTCGAGCCAGTACACACCGTGACGGACGTCGGCGAGGGCCTTCCGGGGGTCCATGACCTGAGCGAATCCGGTCCGGCAGCCGGGGTCAAGGGTGTTGTCATAAGCGCCGGAAAAGACGACTGAAATCAACATTCTTGCCATCAACCGCCTCAGCGGACGCCATGATGGCCCGCGTGACGATGGGACGACGACGTTTCCTCGGGTATGTCCTGGCCGCGCCGACCCTGGTGGCCGCGGCCGACCTGCTCGGCTCCGGTCCGGCCGCGGCCGACCTCACCGAGATCGTCGATCTCAACGACCTGATGACGCTGGCCGCGGCGCCGACGTCGAACTTGATCTCGGTGGTGGTCAACGCGGACGGGACGGTCTCGTTCGCGCTGCCCCGGGCCGAAGTGGGGCAGGGCATCACGACCTCGTCGGCGATGCTCATCGCCGAGGAGCTGTCGGTGCCGCTCGAGCGGGTCCGGGTCACGCTCGCCGACGCCCGTCCGGAGCTGGTGTTCAACCAGCTCACCGGCGGGTCGAACACCACGTTCTCGACGTACACGCCGATCCGGGTCGCCGCCGCGGTGGCCCCGGGGGCGACTGCTCGAGGCGGCGGCGGCCCAGCTCGGTTCGCCGGTAGGCGTCCTCGTTCTGAAGGCGGGCGTGATCAGCGACGCGGCCGGGCGGAGCGTCGGCATCGGGGACCTGGCGGCGAAAGCCGCGAGCGGACGCACGACGACGGTCGCGGTGGAGCTGCGGCCGCGGGAACAGTTCGACGTCATCGGGACGCCCCGCAACCGGGTCGACGCGCTGGCCGCGGTCACCGGACGCAAGACGTTCGCGATGGACCTGAAGGTCGCGGACGCGAAGCCGGCGATGGTGTGCCGCGCGCCGACGATCAACGGGAAGCCGGGCGCGGTCGCGAACCTCGACGCGGTGCGGTCGATGCCCGGGGTGACCGACGTCGTGCCGATCTCGACCGGGATAGCCGTGCGGGCGAACACGTTCGGGCAGTGCATCGACGCGGTCCGCGCGCTGCGGGTGTCGTGGGGGCCGGGCACGGCCGAGGGGAAGTCCGATCAGGACGTCGAGCAGGAGCTGGCCCGGGCCGAGGTACCGCTCGGCCCGAAGCCGCTGACGCCGACGATCGAGGGCGTGTTCACGTTCGCGTTCCGCGGGAACAGCGAGCTGGAGCCGAACTGCGCGGTCGCCGACGTCCGGAACGGGCGGGCCGAGATCTGGGCCGGGCTGAAGTCGCCGATCGTCGCCCAGCAGACGATCGCCGCCCGGCTGGGCCTGCCGGTGGGCGCGGTGACCGTGCACGTCGTCGAGGGCGGCGGGTCGTTCGGCCGCAAGCTGTTCTTCGACGCGGCGCTGGAGGCGGCCGAGGTGTCGAAGGCGGTCGGGAAGCCGGTGCGGCTGATGTGGCACCGCGCCGACGACGCCCGGCAGGGACGGGCCCACCCGATGGCGCGCTCGCGGGTGCGGATGACGTACGTCGGCGATCGGGTGCTCGGGTTCAGCCAGCGGCACACCAGCGTCTCGACGGACCTCGGGCACGGGATCGGCGAGATCATCACCGCGACGGTCGCGAAGCTGCCGGTCGGCGACGCCGGCTTCTCCGAGACGTTCTTCCAGCTCAGCCAGTCGACGCCGTACCGGTTCGGCGCGGTCAGCCGGCTGCTCGCCGAGACCGACGAGGGCTTCAACACCGGGAGCATGCGCAACGTCTACTCCCCCGACGTCACCTGCGCGCGGGAGCTGATGCTCGACCAGCTGGCCGCGAAGCTCGGGAAGGACCCGTACGACCTGCGGCTCGGCCTGCTGCGGGATCCGCGGGCGCGGACCGCGCTGGAGACGGTCGCGTCGGCCGGTGACTGGGGCCGTGCGATGCCGGCGGGCACCGCCCAGGGCCTGGCGATCCACACCGAGTACAAGTCGGTGAGCGCCGTGCTGGTGGAGATCGACGCCCGGCCGGAGACCGTCGGCCGGTCGGTACGGGAAGGGGTGACCGGGCCGCGGGTGACGAAGGCGGTGGTCGCCGTGGATGTCGGGCTGACCGTCAACCCGCGCGGCCTGGAGGCCCAGATGATCGGCTGCGTCTCGGACGGCATCGCGCTCGCGCTCACCTCCAGCCTGCACCTGCGCGACGGGTATTTCCTGGAGGCCAGCTGGGACAACTACTTCTACACCCGGCAGTGGAACACGCCGGCCGACGTCCGGGTCGTCGTG
Coding sequences within:
- a CDS encoding sensor histidine kinase is translated as MERWSRADVMVRDLPLALVLFGAALLPGLHGHGTQIGPGPDRAFDAVGVLVVAGETLPLAIRRRFPVTSLGLVAAGFVADQLLGYHTVAGSAVLLALLSAGVHVERHRRATVVAATVVFVALGLPLHVGAAEAVILYVFMAGAWRVGGGLRAGRAAEAEHRLRLAEAARVAERTRIARELHDVVTHHVTAMVVQAEAARYLTAAPDRLDRTLAAVSDTGRRAISDLRHLLDLLDPDHGGDAREPAAGDLHALVEQTRQAGQPVEFTAEGRPAETSGSAELVTYRVVQEALTNALKHDHGGRTVVGVRYGGREIIVRVRTDGSGSAGSSAGTSTGQAGSSAGQAGSWAGSSAGGWAGSSAGGWAGSSAGGGGRGLSGLRERVAVVGGEFRAGPGDDGGFLVEARIPAGTRP
- a CDS encoding response regulator, coding for MTISVLVCDDQALIRTGFATIIDAQPDLEIVGECGDGRAAVDLAHRLRPDVVVMDVRMPGGDGIEATRRLAGAGVADPVTVLVVTTFNLDEYVYEALRAGASGFLLKDAPPAHLLNGIRTVASGGALLDPEVTRRLVGRYAARIRPPEGRGPTDVLTPRELEVLRLIADGLSNREIAVALQVSPETVKTFVSRILTKLGLRDRVQAVVYAYRTGLVT
- a CDS encoding nucleoside deaminase — protein: MITYLERCVELAEEALARGDGPFGSVLVDADGRVLHEDSNREASTNDPTAHPEFALARWAAANLPEADRATATVYTSGEHCPMCAAAHGWAGLGRIVYAASGAQLASWRESWGLPASPVRPLAITDVAPGIPVVGPVPPFDDRMRAIHRSALPERQP
- a CDS encoding amidohydrolase — translated: MSNHHADIVFAGGPVLCTDGARTRARALAVRDGRIVAVGHDVSDLVGPKTETVDLAGRLLLPGFQDAHVHAVMGGLELGQCDLTGTVEVDEYLRRIRAYASEHPEAPWILGGGWSMESFAGGVPTADVLDAVVPDRPVFLSNRDHHGAWANTRALELAGITADTPDPVDGVINRDDRGRPVGALQEGAMSLVAAILPPVTPADRLAGLLRAQTLLHSLGITAWQDAMVCASNGYPDVSDAYLTAARDGLLTASVVGALWWDRARGAEQIPDLLERREGLTLGRLRCSTVKIMQDGVAENFTAGMTTPYRDACGCATTNAGLSFVDPVALREYVTSLDALGFQVHFHALGDRAVREALDAVEAARAANGFRDTRPHLAHLQVVHPTDVPRFRRLGATANLQALWAVHEPQMDELTIPFLGGELAGWQYPFGDLLRAGATLAAGSDWPVSSPDPLAAIHVAVNRRLFGVSGAAFLPEQRLDLGTALAAYTAGSAYVNHRDDSGSLRVGGRADLVVLDRDPFEGPAEEIGAVRVAETFVDGLRVYG
- a CDS encoding TetR/AcrR family transcriptional regulator, which translates into the protein MARVTTTRRRNRPTKTGVVLSHELIVRTAIRLIHEHGSEGLSVRRLGLALGADPSSVYRYFRNTDDLIRAVADDLIGQYLADFRPGPDLRRTLRDLGLRIHSALVAEPRISALTASRVTGRPHEISTIEVGLGILRAAGFTPAEAARHYHAFIDLTLGFAALDASAAALPHDTDTADDAAWTTVYARLGADTHPNIAACSDALAATMRTSAYPAALDLFLDGLIGRTP
- a CDS encoding SDR family NAD(P)-dependent oxidoreductase, which gives rise to MTTLAIVGAGRGLGAAVARRFAAEGFSVALISRSQEHVDELAKEVGGADCAGYAADVRDPTALTGALDAAARDLGPIEVLQYSPLPHRDFLRPLLDTTVADLTGAVEFSIYGPVTAVRQVLPGMRTLGRGTILFANGGSGARPNPRVAGTSIAFAGEGAYASMLHTELAPENIHVGQLIIPGAITAGDPHTDPDTLAATLWHLHTDRTGFRVFARDLD
- a CDS encoding HD domain-containing protein gives rise to the protein MQTAADALTAAQALARDLLGANDDRWRHTVGVAECAAALAVTVPVEDAETLVVAAWLHDIGYSPTLSDTGLHPLDGAAYLERHGWPARICGLVAHHSGTRFLAAAAADTDDWARALARYPDERSVVSEALTYADQRVGTFGQRMSVQARLDDKAARHGEDSVQGRARAQRDPYLLGVAERVEKRLEEAGGLA
- a CDS encoding NAD(P)/FAD-dependent oxidoreductase, translating into MDPRKALADVRHGVYWLEDPGRPAVTPALTSDTTCDLAVVGGGYSGLWTALIAKERDPSLDVVLLEGARIGHAASGRNGGFCAASLTHGLRNGLARWPSELAELERLGAVNLQAIEDTLTRHDIDAEWERTGALNVATEPYQVDDLRAEAAQAADHGVTLDYLDADAVRAEVDSPTYLAGTWDRTGTALVHPAKLAWGLADACRRLGVRIFEVTPALGLTSAGAGLAIRTPQATVTARQVALGTNVFPSLVQRVRPYTIPVYDYALTTEPLTPSQRDAIGWRNRPGLGDSANQFHYYRLTADDRILWGGYDAIYHFGGRVRSRYEYRPETFATLAEHFFTTFPQLEGLRFTHAWGGAIDTCTRFSAFFGTAYRGRVAYAAGYTGLGVGATRFGAEVMLDLLAGESTERTRTRMVRSTPLPFPPEPLRYAGVELTRRSLIAADRRGGRRNLWLRAMDAVGFGFDS